AAAACCGGCGGGTTTTACATGCAGCCAACCGTGCTGGATGTGACGCCGGACATGACCCTTGCGCGAGAAGAGGTTTTTGGCCCCCTTCTCGCCATCATCCCGTTTGAGACCGAAGCAGAGGCCCTGCACATCGCCAATGCAACAGATTATGGCCTTGCCTCTGCCGTGTGGACATCCAACCTTTCGCGCGCCCATAAAATGGTGCGCGGCATCAAGGCTGGTGTCGTGCATGTCAACACCTATGGCGGGGCCGACAACACAGTGCCTCTGGGTGGCGTCAAGCAATCGGGCAATGGCCACGATAAATCACTGCATGCGCTGGACAAATATTTAGACCTGAAAACCGCCTGGTTTCAGCTCTGAGCGCGGAAAATCTCAAGCGAGATAGGCCTTGTGCAAAATCTCCGGGTCCCGCTCCAGAATGGCGGGATCACCACTGTAGACCAGACGCCCGCGTGACATGACATGGGCCACATCGGCAAGCTTGAGCGCAACAGCCGTGAATTGCTCAATCAACAAAACGCCTGTTCCCTCCTGCGCCAGCCGTGTCACCACGCCCATCAGGCGTTTGACAATCAACGGTGCCAGTCCAAGCGACATTTCGTCGGCCAGAATGAATTTGGGTCTGCAAATCAGCGCTTGTCCAAGCGCCAGCATCTGTTGCTGGCCGCCGGACATTGAGCCAGCCCGTTGGGATTTCCGCTCTGCAAGTTCTCCAAAAATCGCGTAGATTTCATCAAGAGCGCGGGCAAGCTCGACCTTCGAATGGACGTGGCCCGCCGCCCGCAGATTGTCGTCTACTGAGAGGCCCGCCAGAACCCGATGCCCTTCCGGGACAGCGGCAATACCGGCGGCCCGCACCAGATTGGGCGATGCGCCAACCAATGGGCGACCGTCGATTTCGATATGCCCGCCCTCCACTGGCAAAAAACCCGCCAGCGCCAGGACAAGCGAGCTTTTGCCTGCCCCATTGGGGCCAAGAAGGGCCGTAACCTTGCCCGGCTCCAGCGACAGCGAGAGATCATCGACAGCGAGTTTTACCCCACGACGGATTTTAAGATTGCGAATATGGAGCAGACTCATGCGGCATCCTCCACACCCAGATAAACCGCCCGGACACGATCATCTTTCAGCACCGCAGCCGTCTCCCCATACATCACCAGTGCACCAAAATCGAGAACCATGGTTTTGGTGCAGGTTGCTTGAATGAGGTCAACGTCATGGTCGATCAGCAGTGTCATTGCGCCAGTGTGGTCTGCAATGCCCGTGATCACATCGCGCAGCTTGGCGACCTCGTTCTGGGCAAAACCTGCACCGGGCTCATCCAGCAGCAGGAGGCGCGGTTTTCCGGCCACGCAACGCGCAAGCTCAACCATGCGCCGCTCGAAAGCATTCAGGCTTTCAGCCCGCACGTGTCGCTGCGCCAGAATACCGGTATAATCCAGTGCCGCCGATACCGCCTGCTCGGTTTGGGCACGGCTGAGGCGGAGCGGGTCAAGCACCACCCGCACGTTCTCTTCAACCGTCAGGTCATCCACCACCTGCTCCTTCTGGAACGATCGCCGCAGCCCCCATTGGGCGCGCTGATGCGGCAAAAGCGGTGTTATCGACTGACCAAAGGCCATGATCGTGCCCTGTATGGGACGAACGATGCCGGAGAGAACATTGAGAAACGTGGTTTTGCCCGCACCATTCGGCCCGATAATGCCAACCACGGGAGCGTCCAACTCCACCGTGACGTGGTTGAGGGCAGTCACACCACCAAATTTGACCGTCAGGTCATCGATTTTAATCATGCGCGTCCCCTCATTCTGGAGGCCAGTGCAGCACTCAGATCCTGCAACTGCCCAGCGAGACCACGCGGTGCGGTCATCAAGGCATGGATCAACGCCGCACCAAAGATGATATAGGCGGCATCACCATTGACGCCGAGATCATTGAGAATGGCAGGCACGAAGCGATAGAGAGCGGCGGCGAGAATGGCACCAAACCAGCTCCACGACCCGCCAACGATGGTGAGCGCGAACATCATGATGGACTCTGCTGCCGGAAAAGAACGCGCATCAAGGAGTTGCAGATTGCCAGCCAGCAACACGCCAGCAACTCCGGCCAGAAAGCCCGACAAGGCAAAGCCCCAGATCTTGTAAAACGTGACATTGACGCCAACCGACATGGCAACCGCCTCGGACCGGCGGATCATCGCCCAGGCCCGCCCCGGCTTCGACCGCTCATGCCAGCGGATCAACAAAAAGCCGAGCACCACAACCAGCACACAATAGCTGAAATAGGCGCTGTCAGACTGAGCAAGCATCGGGCGTGGCATGTATTTGACCGATTGGACCGCAAAACCCGAAAACCCGGAGCCGCCATTGGGAAATTGCACCACATTGATCACAATGGCAAAGCCACCAGCCACCATCAATGTAACCAGAGCCAGATAAAGCCCGCGCATGCGCAGTGCCGGATAAGCGAAGATCATCCCGATCAGCGCCGTTGCGACACCACCCAGCACCATATTGATTTCAAACAGCAGGCCCGTGCCATGCGCCAGCCGTAGACCAACCCAGCCCCCGCACCCCATCAGCGCCACTTGGGCCAGAGACACAAGGCCCAGACGGCGATAGAGCAGTGCAATGCTGGCCGAGGTGAGGGTGAAAACAGCAACCGAGGTCAACACTTTCAGCCACAAGGCACCGATCAACAGCGGCAGGCCAAAGGCGACAATGGCCACAAGCAGCCCAAGGGCAAGTGCTGTGCGATTGACGTTTGATCCCGCCGCAACACCGGGCGTGGACATGGATGTTTGCACCATTGTCATCAATCCTCTCCTGAGAACGTCAACTGGCGTCCGCGCTGGAGCCACATGAGGGCGAGAATTGCGATCACAAACGGGGCCGCGACCCGCAACGGTGCCAGTGGTTTGACAAGCGTGAGCATGCTTTCGATCACGCCGATGATCAGGCCTGCGCAAAAGGTCACTGGGATGGATTGCAACCGTCCGACCACGGTGGTGGCAATCATTGGAATGACCAGAAAGGTCAAAACGGCGGGATCAAGGCGCACCAGATCGCCAAACATCAGGCCTGTGAAACCTGCCAGCAGGCCCGACAGCCCCCATGCAACCGCTTCAACACGCTGTATCGGTATGCCCAAGACACTTGCCACTTCCCGATTGTCGGCCAGAGAGCGCATCAACAGGCCCATGCGGGTGCGTGCCAGATAGATCCCCATTCCAAGAGTGACGACCAGCCCTGTCACCAGCGCGATCAGGCGGGTGCCATTGACCCTCATGCCCAACAGATCAACGCTCAACATATCCGAAAACAGGGAGAGCTTTCTGGGTGTGACAACCCACAGCAGGTTCATCACCCCCAAAAGGCAAAGCGCAAAACCAAGTGTCGCAACAGCCTTGACCACTGGCTCGCGCTTGGAAAGTCCCGGTGCAACCAACAGGCCAAACCCCAGCGACAGCAGCAGGCTGACCGCGAGGCAGCCGCCCCAAGCCAGCGGCTCCGGTAGTTTCCACGCCAGAAGCTGCCAAGCGCTCATGGCTCCCACGGCACCAATGGCACCGTAGGCAAAATTCAGCACGCCCGTGGCGCGGTTGAGAATAACAAGTCCAACCCCGCCCAGCGCGTAAAGAGCGCCCACGGCAAGACCGGAAACCAGGAACATTCCGTAGGCACCCATGATCTGCCATCCACTCAGTTGGTGATGCCGAGCGCTTTTTCCTGAGCCCGATAAGGCTCAAGATAGGCGCTATCGACATCAGTACAGGGGCCGACAACCTTGTAACCACCATTGACAAACTGCACCATCATATTGGCGTGGTTGGGCATATGGCGATCCCCATCGCCGACATAATAGGGTCCGCACAGAAGATCCGATTTTTCGTTCTTGATGGCCCGGATCGCGTCCGTCACGGTGGCGCGATTGATCTTGCCGGGATCAAGCTTCAATATGGCATCGGTGAAAAACCGTGCCGAGAGATAGCCCGCCTGACTAAACGTATCGCGTGGATCGCTCTTGGCACCATATTGATCAAGGATTGCCCGCCAATTGTTGGCATCTGGCCCAGTGCCATCAATCGGTGTCAGCTCGGTATTGACATACATCACCCCGGACCATGCATCTCCGAGAAGAGCTGGCACATCCCGATCATAAAGCGGCGTTGAGGAGATCCATTTGAAGGAATCCCGCTGGCCGGATTGCAATGCGACCGACAGAAACGCCGCTGCCATGCCCGCTGGCAGATTGACCAGAATGGTGTCAGGACTATTGGCCACCGCTTCCAGAAAGGCGGAATTCATATCCGCCGTACTGGGATCGATCAGAACGCTGGAGCCTTTGAGTCCCTTGGACGTCATGTATTTTTCCGTCCAGCCGCAAGAATATTGACCAACGGTTGGAATGGTCAGACCAATGCAGGTGACATGTTTGGATTGCAGATTGGCAACCGCCCATTGCGCGGCTCCGACACTGGAGGGCATAGGCCCTTCATTGGTCGAAACGATATTTTTCGATTCAAAGCATTCGGCAACAGCACAGCCGGATGCCATCGACATCACGCCTTCCTGCTCATACAATTTGGCGTTCACACCCATTTCCACAAAGGATGCGGAGCCCACCAGAGCGACGACCTTTTCATCCTTCACCAGTTTGGTGGCGACTTGCGCTGCGGTTTCGGGGTTCCACTGATCATCCTTGACGAGATAATTGATGGGTCGCCCGTTGATGCCGCCATTTTCGTTGACGCAGTTAAAATAGGCCTGAGCAGCCTTGGATGCGGACGAAAAATCATCCGGTCCCGTCTGGCCGATCACAGCGCCAACCTTGATCGGCTCGCCCGTGGCTTTTTTGCCATTGTTGAGACCGCAGGTTGCTGCCGCCGATGCGGTTCCTGCCATGAAAAACAGCGCACCGATAACGGCGGCTCCGGTGAGATAATGCTTGCTCATGCTTTCCTCCCAAAAAGCTGTACGATGATTGCCTCAGGCGGCGTGGTCCTTGCCCAGAATGAAGCGACTGACTCTTTCGCCAATCATGATGGTCGGCGCATTGGTGTTGCCCGAAACCAGCGTTGGCATGATGGATGCGTCTGCCACCCTTAGCTTATCGACCCCGCGCACCTTCAGGTCTTCACTCACCACCGCCATTCGGTCATCTGCTGCGCCCATTTTGCAGGTGCAGGACGGGTGGAAGACGGTTTTGGAGACCGTCCGGATATAGTCGCGCAGCGCCGCCGGGTCCTTTTCAATGCCGGGGGCTGGCAAGACCCGGCGCTTGATCAGCTTGGCAAGCGAGGGCGCTTCAGTGATCTTGATGGCCAGTTCAACCCCGCGCACCAGCGTTTCGAGATCCGCCGGATTGGAAAAGGAATTGGCATTGAACAGCGCCGAATCCTTGGGATTGGCCGAGCGCAGCTTGACCGTGCCGCGCGACTGCGGGCGCAAGAAGCAAGGCCCGATCGAAATACCATGGCCGGGCACGGTTTCACGCTCGGCGAAACCGTTGAACGATGGCAGAACGTGGAATTGAACGTCCGGCTGACCCGTGCCGCTGGTATCCACGAAGCCACCCGATTCCACCACGGTGGAGGTCAGCAAGCCGGTCTTCGTCAGCAGATATTGCAGCATGTGTGAGGCAGCGGCCAAGCCCTTGTCCTGACCGAACATCGAAATCGGGTCTTTAACCTCGGCCTGCACCGTGGCTTCCAGATGGTCCTGATAGTTCTCGCCCACACCCGGCAAATCCACAAGAACCTCAATGCCGTGCGACTTCAAATGAGACGCCTCACCAATGCCGGAAAGCTGCAAAATCTTGGGAGAGGCAATGGCACCGGCGGACAGCACAATCTCGCCCTTGGCAAGAATTGTTTCGCCCGTGGACAGCAAAACACCCTTGGCGGTTCGCCCGTCAAACAGGATCTTATCGACCTTGGTTTTGGTCATAATGGTAAGATTGGCGCGGTTTTCGGCATCGCGCAAAAACGCCTGGGCAGCGCTCCAGCGGCGGCCGTTATAGGTTGTCGCCTGATAAAAACCGACGCCGTCCTGATCTTCACCATTGAAGTCTTCGTTGTATTTCAGCCCCACTTCCTGAGCGGCGCGAATGAACGCCCAGGAAAGCGGATGGCCAAAGCGACGATCCGAGACCTTCAACGGGCCATCCGCTCCATGATAGTCACCGGACAGCCGTTGATTGCCTTCCAGATCGCGGAAAACCGGCAGAACGTGATCATAAGACCATGAACGGCACCCCATCTGCGCCCAGCTATCATAATCCTGCTTTTGGCCGCGCACATAAATCATGGCATTCAGTGAGCTGCTGCCACCAATTACATTGCCTTGCGGCACAACATTGACACGGCCATTCAAGCCCTTGTCCGGCTCGGACGTATAGAAATTCACATCCCGGCCCTTCTCCAGCACCTTGAAGAAGGTGGCTGGAATGTGAATGAATTTTTCCGTGTCCTGCTGACCGCCTTCGATCAGCAGCACCCTGTTTTTGGGGTTTTCCGACAGTCTGGCAGCGGCCACACAGCCCGCCGAGCCACCGCCAATGACAATATAGTCAAATTCGCGCATAATCACCTCCCGCACGGCAGTTTTCAGCCGTCGCGCACACCGTCAAATTCTTGTGAAATCAGCAGAAAACCGATTGAATCGTGGTCAGTTCCTTGAGGCCATCCGCCCCGAACTCCACGCCAATACCCGATTGCTTGACGCCGCCAAACGGCGCATTCGGCTGAATGGCTCCATGCTTGTTGATCCACACCGAGCCACATTCCAACCGTGCCGCCACCGCCTTGGCGGCCACGGGATCACTCGACCAGACAGAGCCTCCCAACCCGGCTGGATTATCGTTGGCCTTGGCAATGACCTGATCAAGATCCGTGTAGCGAATGATGGGCAATGCCGGGCCGAACTGCTCATGGTCAACCAGCTTGGCACCGTGATCGATATCAGCCACCAGAGTGATAGGATAGAAATAGCCCTTGCCATCCTTTGGCGCACCGCCGATCAGCACACGGCCACCTCTATCAACGGCATCCTGCACATAGGAGGATACGATGTCATATTGCATCTTGTTCTGGACCGGCCCCAGAATGCTGTCTTCGGCCAGTCCGTCGCCCAGCTTGACGCTGGCGGCATAGGCAGACAAGGCGTCGCACACCTGATCATAAAGGCTGTCATGCACATACAGGCGCTTCAGGCAGGCACAGGTCTGGCCGCTGTTGATGAACGCGCCCCAGAAGAGACCCTCGGCAATGGCGTTCGGATCGGCATCGGGCAGGACAATCCCGGCATCATTGCCGCCAAGCTCAAGGGTCAGACGCTTCAATGTATCGGCAGCCGAAGCCATGACCTTGCGGCCCGTGGCTGTTGATCCGGTGAAGGTAATCTTGGCGATGTCCTGATGGGTTGTCAGCAGCGCACCAAGTTCATTGCCGCCGGTTACCACATTCAGCACACCCGCAGGCAAGACTTCGTTGATGAGTTGGACCATGCGAATGGTTGACAGAGGCGTATAGGGCGATGGCTTGATGATCACCGTATTGCCCACGCGGATTGCCGGAATGATATGCCAGATGGCAATCATCACAGGCCAGTTCCAAGGCGTGATTGAAGCGACCACGCCGATTGGCTTGCGGTGCAATTCCACCCGCCCTTCCGGGCCATTCTGAAGAACTTCCACTGGCAGATCCAGCGATGCCGTATGACGGGCCCACGCGACGGCTCCACCGATTTCAAAGCGCGAACCCAGACCATTCAGCGGCTTGCCCTGCTCCAGCGTCAAGAGATGGGCAAGCTCATCCGCATGGGCTTCCAGCGTGTCGGCAATCGCCACACAGGCTTGCGCGCGCTCATCCGATGTCTTGGCAGACCACAGCGGAAATGCAGCCTTGGCGGCGGCAATGGCCTGTTCAAGCTGCTCGGGTGAAGCAAGCGGCATAAGACCGGCCACGTCGCCGGTCGATGGATTGGTAACTTCGGCATAGCCTGCCGTCTCGACGGCCTTGCCGCCAATGATCAGCGAATAATGCGACATGACTTCCTCCCATGCACGTTTTCTGTCTCCAGAGTAATCAGCAGAGAGGTTCACGTCTTGGATGCGGGCGCAGCGTGAATTGGACAAAAACGCGGAAATATACGCCCCAGTGCTGTCAGCTTCTGGAGATTACATCCTTTGGAGAGCAATCGAAAAGCTTGCGAAAGCAGCGGTTGAAATAGGAGATATCATTGAAACCCACGGAGTAGGCAATACCGGCAATGGTGTTGTTATCTTCGTTCCCTTTCAGCCGTTGCAATCGCGCACGCGCC
This genomic window from Agrobacterium vitis contains:
- a CDS encoding ABC transporter ATP-binding protein, with translation MIKIDDLTVKFGGVTALNHVTVELDAPVVGIIGPNGAGKTTFLNVLSGIVRPIQGTIMAFGQSITPLLPHQRAQWGLRRSFQKEQVVDDLTVEENVRVVLDPLRLSRAQTEQAVSAALDYTGILAQRHVRAESLNAFERRMVELARCVAGKPRLLLLDEPGAGFAQNEVAKLRDVITGIADHTGAMTLLIDHDVDLIQATCTKTMVLDFGALVMYGETAAVLKDDRVRAVYLGVEDAA
- a CDS encoding branched-chain amino acid ABC transporter permease — translated: MGAYGMFLVSGLAVGALYALGGVGLVILNRATGVLNFAYGAIGAVGAMSAWQLLAWKLPEPLAWGGCLAVSLLLSLGFGLLVAPGLSKREPVVKAVATLGFALCLLGVMNLLWVVTPRKLSLFSDMLSVDLLGMRVNGTRLIALVTGLVVTLGMGIYLARTRMGLLMRSLADNREVASVLGIPIQRVEAVAWGLSGLLAGFTGLMFGDLVRLDPAVLTFLVIPMIATTVVGRLQSIPVTFCAGLIIGVIESMLTLVKPLAPLRVAAPFVIAILALMWLQRGRQLTFSGED
- a CDS encoding ABC transporter substrate-binding protein — translated: MSKHYLTGAAVIGALFFMAGTASAAATCGLNNGKKATGEPIKVGAVIGQTGPDDFSSASKAAQAYFNCVNENGGINGRPINYLVKDDQWNPETAAQVATKLVKDEKVVALVGSASFVEMGVNAKLYEQEGVMSMASGCAVAECFESKNIVSTNEGPMPSSVGAAQWAVANLQSKHVTCIGLTIPTVGQYSCGWTEKYMTSKGLKGSSVLIDPSTADMNSAFLEAVANSPDTILVNLPAGMAAAFLSVALQSGQRDSFKWISSTPLYDRDVPALLGDAWSGVMYVNTELTPIDGTGPDANNWRAILDQYGAKSDPRDTFSQAGYLSARFFTDAILKLDPGKINRATVTDAIRAIKNEKSDLLCGPYYVGDGDRHMPNHANMMVQFVNGGYKVVGPCTDVDSAYLEPYRAQEKALGITN
- a CDS encoding aldehyde dehydrogenase family protein, with translation MSHYSLIIGGKAVETAGYAEVTNPSTGDVAGLMPLASPEQLEQAIAAAKAAFPLWSAKTSDERAQACVAIADTLEAHADELAHLLTLEQGKPLNGLGSRFEIGGAVAWARHTASLDLPVEVLQNGPEGRVELHRKPIGVVASITPWNWPVMIAIWHIIPAIRVGNTVIIKPSPYTPLSTIRMVQLINEVLPAGVLNVVTGGNELGALLTTHQDIAKITFTGSTATGRKVMASAADTLKRLTLELGGNDAGIVLPDADPNAIAEGLFWGAFINSGQTCACLKRLYVHDSLYDQVCDALSAYAASVKLGDGLAEDSILGPVQNKMQYDIVSSYVQDAVDRGGRVLIGGAPKDGKGYFYPITLVADIDHGAKLVDHEQFGPALPIIRYTDLDQVIAKANDNPAGLGGSVWSSDPVAAKAVAARLECGSVWINKHGAIQPNAPFGGVKQSGIGVEFGADGLKELTTIQSVFC
- a CDS encoding ABC transporter ATP-binding protein, with product MSLLHIRNLKIRRGVKLAVDDLSLSLEPGKVTALLGPNGAGKSSLVLALAGFLPVEGGHIEIDGRPLVGASPNLVRAAGIAAVPEGHRVLAGLSVDDNLRAAGHVHSKVELARALDEIYAIFGELAERKSQRAGSMSGGQQQMLALGQALICRPKFILADEMSLGLAPLIVKRLMGVVTRLAQEGTGVLLIEQFTAVALKLADVAHVMSRGRLVYSGDPAILERDPEILHKAYLA
- a CDS encoding branched-chain amino acid ABC transporter permease produces the protein MTMVQTSMSTPGVAAGSNVNRTALALGLLVAIVAFGLPLLIGALWLKVLTSVAVFTLTSASIALLYRRLGLVSLAQVALMGCGGWVGLRLAHGTGLLFEINMVLGGVATALIGMIFAYPALRMRGLYLALVTLMVAGGFAIVINVVQFPNGGSGFSGFAVQSVKYMPRPMLAQSDSAYFSYCVLVVVLGFLLIRWHERSKPGRAWAMIRRSEAVAMSVGVNVTFYKIWGFALSGFLAGVAGVLLAGNLQLLDARSFPAAESIMMFALTIVGGSWSWFGAILAAALYRFVPAILNDLGVNGDAAYIIFGAALIHALMTAPRGLAGQLQDLSAALASRMRGRA
- a CDS encoding GMC family oxidoreductase; the protein is MREFDYIVIGGGSAGCVAAARLSENPKNRVLLIEGGQQDTEKFIHIPATFFKVLEKGRDVNFYTSEPDKGLNGRVNVVPQGNVIGGSSSLNAMIYVRGQKQDYDSWAQMGCRSWSYDHVLPVFRDLEGNQRLSGDYHGADGPLKVSDRRFGHPLSWAFIRAAQEVGLKYNEDFNGEDQDGVGFYQATTYNGRRWSAAQAFLRDAENRANLTIMTKTKVDKILFDGRTAKGVLLSTGETILAKGEIVLSAGAIASPKILQLSGIGEASHLKSHGIEVLVDLPGVGENYQDHLEATVQAEVKDPISMFGQDKGLAAASHMLQYLLTKTGLLTSTVVESGGFVDTSGTGQPDVQFHVLPSFNGFAERETVPGHGISIGPCFLRPQSRGTVKLRSANPKDSALFNANSFSNPADLETLVRGVELAIKITEAPSLAKLIKRRVLPAPGIEKDPAALRDYIRTVSKTVFHPSCTCKMGAADDRMAVVSEDLKVRGVDKLRVADASIMPTLVSGNTNAPTIMIGERVSRFILGKDHAA